The sequence TGTAAGGTCCAATGTAAAATAGCTCGTAAGTCATCGGCATAAGTTTCAATGCACGTTTTCTCCAAcgattttttaagttaaaacgTTCGACCTCTTCAAGTCTTTCATTGTAATTTGCATCTATTTTCAGAGTTTCTATAAGTTCTGGCAATGGATTATTGTCTTTAGCCATGTTGGCTAATTTGACGTGTAATGAATCCTTTCCTGTTTTGTGTGCAATTTTTTCCATAATATTTTCTATCATTGCCAAACCTTCAGTCGAAGCTGAAAAGTTAATGGCGATGTATTGTATTACATGTAACGGTAAATTGAGACATCAGAATAATGATGTAAACGAACGTTTTAAGCTGTCATTTTTAAAACTTCGTATTGCGTTTTGCTTTATATTTAGAgtgaatgtatttttgttttagcaggtcagtgttttttttactttatatctTAAACAAACTACTTAAAGACatggaattattttaaaagcacgCTGATGCTTCATTCTCTTAAGCAAAAAAGGATTCGTTTGGCTTATATCAATGAGCAGGTTTTCCCGTTAATTTTATGAGGCTTTTCACAAAAATCGATAACCGGCGTTTTTCTTCTTATACTTACAAGGAGCCCTACACCAAGTATTGGATGGCGTATCTGTAGCCACGCTGTTGGCTTCAACGAACCACCTCCGACGGTCATAGCAGTTGAAGAAGTGAGACACCGTGATGGGGCTGATGCTCTCATTGGCAGAACACCCATTGTCTTGGTAGAACACGTTCTTAAGGTATTGGATTTCACCTTCATTGTTGACTCCCACCTAGTGAGGAAATAagatgtaattttgttttgaggattttttgtgtttcttCCGGGCTGCGGTGACTAGAGAAAAGAATACTTGTGACAAATAGAGCTCTCGAAACGTAAAGCTGTAAAGGTGTATAGAAAAATTGTCTTCTGCGAAAGCATCAATTGGAAAAGGGCTAACAGAATGATCATACATTTCACAAAAATAGATGCTGTCAGTATTAactccatcatcatcctccgagccttttcccaaactatgttggggtcggcttccagtctaaccggattcagctgagtaccagtgctttacaagaagcgactgcctatctgacctcctcaacccaggtacccgggcaacccgataccttttggttagactggtgtcagacttactggcttctgactacctgtaacgactgccaaggatgttcaatgacagccgggacctacagtatTAACTTCATAGTTTTCAAAAATCCAACATGAAAAGtttcatgaataaaaaatacaggtaTGACACAAACTTAACAAGGTTAATAGTTTCTTATCTCAGGAAGTTAATTAAGATCTACAACTAGCAAAGCCTTTAGTAGTTGACACCGAACAAGGGCTTCAACTTTTATCATTAAATAGTTGGCAAAGTTAACGGACATCTAATCCTGACGTAAGAGATTCCACAAAAGGTATTAAGTATTCACTTACTTCGAAGTTAGAGCTAGTTGGCAGTCGTTTTCCAACAATTTTCATTGTAGTTTCCAAAGGTAATATGAACCGGCAAGTTTTTCCTGTAAGATGAGTTACTAAGGCTGCTGCACACGCAACTTGGCAGGATCGGGTTATTTTACCACCGTAAGCACCGCCTACTCTTCGTACGATTACTTGAATGctataaaaaattgtaaaaaaaatatatttaagggTTGTTAAttgatttgaagatttttttaaatagaataccTAAATGGgtattttttgctgaaaaaaataccaaaagtaCTCACCTATTGACAGGTATATTCAAACATTGAGCAATAGAAACATTAGTCAAATCAAGCCACTGAGTTGACGATGTAACTTCCAAACCATCTTCAGTAGGTCTCACAACACAAGTCTGAGGCTCCATATAATAATGGTATTGCGTTCCCAAATGATATTCACCATCAATCACATATTTCACGTCTTTCCCAACTTCTTCTGGTTGAACTGTTCTAGTAGTAACAACCTTTTTATCTTTCTCAGGAGATTTTAAAACATCGTCTACAGTAAGTAAAGGTTTTTGTtcgcttatatttttatagtttattttaactaGTTTCGCTGCTTTGTTTGCTGTTTTTTCTCTGTCAGCAACTATGATTGCTACTGGATCtccgtaaaattttatttcgtttgaGCAGAGTATTTCTTCTTCGACAGTCATGAAAGGACAGTTTTTTGGTGTGAATGTATTACGTCCCGGTATGTCCTTTGCTGTGTAAAATGCTGTTACACCTGGAAGTTTCTGGAACAAAAGCACGCTGTAAGTAAGTTTTTAGTTGCTGTTAATTTTAGAGTAGTATtatgaaaaatcattaaaattgacATTAATGTGGACTGAGTTTCACACCAAGATGAGGAGAGATGGGTACATTGCTAAGCATTGattagagaaaaatatatcaatgacAATGAATGAAATACTACATTTAGATTAATGGACGTTTCCGTTGGAAATATTGTAGATAAGCTAAGATTACTCACAAAAGCCTCCGTGGTATCAAAATCACTAATAACACTGCCTGGTCTGACATCAGCCGTGACAAAAGCAGCATACACTTCATTTGGTTGTGTCGGCAGATCATTAGCAAATGTAGCTTCACCACTACATTGTACCAACGCTTCTATCTTCGATATTGGCTGGTTTAATGGCCAAACACCTTTGTCGGTATCGAAAACTTGCATTCCATGAGATATGTGTCTTTTTATAGCTTCTCCTCCGGATTTCAGTTTTGGGTCTATTCTGTCGTCTGGGCATAGGTATAAGATAGCctgaaagataaaaatacagTCATgaacacataattaaagacaccttTCACACCATTCAcattcatctgtatttcttttttctgattgctactggaactttattttctattttaaaatatttaagagggcattgtgaaatattaaaactaaggaCTATCTTGAGTGATCCTTCGcgataagttttttttcgctttatccgaatctcgagcggtatgaaccataacgtggcctggccatataattaaagacactccatttgctcagaggaagaaatgcaaattattaatattattgatggtacttttctataacaacattccctacactgtaacttagcatactaatgagtactaatatttggtttatttccttttacctcaatgacagcacgacatccctaagcgtgcaagcggtcagttttgttttaagtcgctacgggaattttcttccatgcttcataaaaatctgtgtaaaattgatcaatgtttcatgtatgacttatcgccattgtgttttctggccgatcaccagttttttttctattaaatttgcgatgggccaaaccaaaaccgtcataagttgctcgatcaaagagtcctttttactactcttacagtgttttgcagaacttttctaatttggaaagcgctaaggaccggtaaattatgcttagcatataacaaaatgctatttctaaaatattatagtacttgaattcgcctatttttaataatatctttctaaaagatgaccacaccaagtagtggagagaagccccacactattacttttttgcctcctatgtttgagaactttcttagtgtattttggttccatctcatgttttggaggcgactaatttcgatacattattttagaattattcgtattcctttgtttaatgagaaaaaaaatacatttttgaacacttgttaactgcacctttcacatttgatagaaatagccaactacagtatggacacgcggtgcttttccaaaagtaacatcttccgatacccatgccttacagcttttcccgacccggttgtagtctaaaagttctgcagacacaattttcgtccttttagcatcagatgactcccaaaaaaccagtaccgaatcatgtaaatggttcactatttgccttaaagtctgtttgcggacaagttttccttggggtcggttttgagttgctctcaaaccatgccttttttagtgccattgataagaaatctttaataataaatttattaccatgtccttactacagatcaagtggtatgaataaatccgtatgtcaaaatataatattaaaaagcctaaaacattttacttaccagaatttttgttctagtcttattgataggactaaaatgaaaatttttaatgaaataaacctaaattattacctatttcgagttttcataagtatttcactcacttctaaaaaaaagtatggcaactatttgtatctttcgtttttttttcttaactgggctttaactgtctttaattagctgaccagccaagtatcagctacaaaagttagtgttcatttcccatagagctttatatctaaagtattaaagaaagaaaatattttttgtccttaatttaaagaacacaatgtaatgtttgttttaataattattacactacagtttataccgtgcttaagctcatgtcagtaccataactatttatttcacttcgagtcggggggtgtctttaattatgtgtccatgactgtatatattGAACTTAATTTTATCTTCTGAACTTTGTTTACCCAGACTTCAACAAATCAGAGCAGAGAAGCTTAGGGAGCAGAGGGAGTGGGCAGAGACGagaagttttaattataaatgaaacattGCTTTGGTCTAGTCTGGACCTTAAagtatttacttactttataaTACAAAGCAATTGCCAACATTTTTCTATAAGCAGCTGAAGGTTCAGGCGGTGCTTCTTCAGGTACAATCTCTTTATCTAAAGACTTCAAAGCTAATTGTAGAACATCGTTAGTAAACGGATCTTTGCCAACTAAGGCTGCTTCTGTGTTAGCAGCATGAATAAAAGTTGATGATATACTGCCATAAACTATAGTAGCTTCATCGAGGGTTTTGGCGTTtgctttgaatttaaataaaaacccaGCATTAACCACAGCGTGAGCATTTTGCGATCGTGGCATTATCTGCAATTCAAGAGCTTTATGAAAATTGCTACCTCATTCAATATAAAGTGTTTTCATCGTTAAAATGATTTCTGGCTACCTTGTATGTCTTAAGTTTACTGTTTGGAGAAAGAGGCGGTAGCATGACGTTGACGATTAATTTTCGTTTCATGTCTTCCTTCAAGAAATTCGAGAAAGATACCACTTTCATCGCGTTCACGCCTTCGGCTGAAAGTGAAATATTCCATTAAGCCGTCAaaacggttaaaaataaattaaccataatttaaaattagacaATCTTACCTATTGTTATCATAGCGCCGACAGTttcaaaaagcaaaaataaatcgGATTGGAAATCATTGTTGAGATATTTCAAATATAAGTTTCCACCGATTGTGccaatctaaaacaaaatatacgaTCATTAGAGTACCTTTATAATAAGAAGCTCTTGTTATGTACATTTAATTTACTTACGTTTCTAACAGGAATATGAGCTACAAGATCCATATGGTCATACAAAACTTTCAAATAACTAAAATCTTCATTTGTCTGTGACATTTGAAGGAAAAGCTCCATCATTTCCGTTAGTGGCATCCCAGCTCCAATTATTAAGTTTACGTCTATTGTATGACCCCTAAGTTCCACGAcgttaaaaatatctattatgTTGGGCGGGTAATTTGTGACGTGGTAGACTCCTTGAAAAGAAACattccaatttaaaataactctTATTGCAATACACATAATGTTGTCTTTAAATTGTACGTCTAAAAATTTCATTTTGTACCTTGTCCAGTATTTCCAGCAATAAGTTTGTAATCGTCAGTTCTGTTTATTACTTTGAAGACATCATCTAGTGTATACGTTTTGAACCATTTGGTTATACCACAATCTACTACTATCATTTTGTTATTGCTTCTTTCAATAACACACCAGTCTTCATCCACTTCCACAGTTTTTGTTTGACAATTTGTATcattaattcttttgtttttatggacACATTTCTTGGAACATTCTAGACCACAGATTTTAGTAGATAAATCTTCAATATCTACAAGTTTATCCATGAGGTGCTTGTCAACATTGTTAGCAAAAGTTTTGAATGCATCCGCAATTGGTCTGTATCCAGTACATCTGCATATGTTACCGGCAAATGAATTTTCAACTTCTTTCATTGttaaattattctttttgttttgataaatgcTGTTGGACAAAAAAGTCATTGGAGTTTTGTCAGATTTGTTAAAAGcttttacattgatttttacgTAAACTTTAAGCATAAGTCTTAACTTATTCAGTGCCTATAAAAGTCAAGTAacttctatttttgtttaaggATTTACTCTATATACAACAAAACTTTCGCCTTCTACGTGGGAAGATGAATATTACTTCtaagtttgtttacttgaaaaatGTTGTATCAAAATAGTTtctaaatgttaataataataacggtTTTTCAGCAATTTCTGGAGCCTATATATTTTCAAACTATttcttaacattatttatagcaTTCTTTATTTATCTGTTAGCTTAGTGTAAAATCACTTACCTATACATATTCATGACCCATCCAGGAGTGCAGTACCCACACTGGGTGCCGTTAAACTTGGCCAGTCTGCTCTGTATGTCGTGGTAGCTGGTCATCTTGCTACCGATACCTTCGACCGTGGTCACCTCCCAGCCGTGGCAGGAGAATACTGATACTAGGCACTGGAcattatataatatacatatgtttaatctttttttaatttcgtcTGCCGAAGAGCGCATTACATAGGCGGTTATATTACTTTCAGCTTTAGAAGATGATAGCAGAATTGTTATGAGAAGTAGGTACCCGATTTTGAAATGTAACGTAGGTTTTTAATTGAACATTTGTTACTGTGGTTGAAAgattatttgaaaaatcttaCAGAGTTGACAGCGAAAG is a genomic window of Helicoverpa armigera isolate CAAS_96S chromosome 16, ASM3070526v1, whole genome shotgun sequence containing:
- the LOC110372104 gene encoding xanthine dehydrogenase, with protein sequence MAKIVFKINGKQYEADGKFGPDVSLNEYIRSVAGLRGTKAMCHEGGCGACVVAARAALPPDNQLKTFAVNSCLVSVFSCHGWEVTTVEGIGSKMTSYHDIQSRLAKFNGTQCGYCTPGWVMNMYSIYQNKKNNLTMKEVENSFAGNICRCTGYRPIADAFKTFANNVDKHLMDKLVDIEDLSTKICGLECSKKCVHKNKRINDTNCQTKTVEVDEDWCVIERSNNKMIVVDCGITKWFKTYTLDDVFKVINRTDDYKLIAGNTGQGVYHVTNYPPNIIDIFNVVELRGHTIDVNLIIGAGMPLTEMMELFLQMSQTNEDFSYLKVLYDHMDLVAHIPVRNIGTIGGNLYLKYLNNDFQSDLFLLFETVGAMITIAEGVNAMKVVSFSNFLKEDMKRKLIVNVMLPPLSPNSKLKTYKIMPRSQNAHAVVNAGFLFKFKANAKTLDEATIVYGSISSTFIHAANTEAALVGKDPFTNDVLQLALKSLDKEIVPEEAPPEPSAAYRKMLAIALYYKAILYLCPDDRIDPKLKSGGEAIKRHISHGMQVFDTDKGVWPLNQPISKIEALVQCSGEATFANDLPTQPNEVYAAFVTADVRPGSVISDFDTTEAFKLPGVTAFYTAKDIPGRNTFTPKNCPFMTVEEEILCSNEIKFYGDPVAIIVADREKTANKAAKLVKINYKNISEQKPLLTVDDVLKSPEKDKKVVTTRTVQPEEVGKDVKYVIDGEYHLGTQYHYYMEPQTCVVRPTEDGLEVTSSTQWLDLTNVSIAQCLNIPVNSIQVIVRRVGGAYGGKITRSCQVACAAALVTHLTGKTCRFILPLETTMKIVGKRLPTSSNFEVGVNNEGEIQYLKNVFYQDNGCSANESISPITVSHFFNCYDRRRWFVEANSVATDTPSNTWCRAPSSTEGLAMIENIMEKIAHKTGKDSLHVKLANMAKDNNPLPELIETLKIDANYNERLEEVERFNLKNRWRKRALKLMPMTYELFYIGPYNSLISIYHGDGSVVITHAGIEMGQGINTKVVQVCGYKLGIPIEKISVKPSSSFTSPNAMTTGASVGSECVAFATMKACDILLERLAPVKEMMKNPTWEELIEEAFKAGIDLQASYCMKAENDGIKPYDVYGVCALEVEVDILTGNHDVLRVDLLEDTGRSLSPKIDIAQIEGAFVMGLGYWTSEKIVYDPENGKLLTDRTWTYKPPGIKDIPADFRVYFRRNSKNPLGVLQSKATGEPALCLASVITHALREAVRSARLDAGFEDLWFDIQNPCTVENIFMSVGHKLEHFILK